A segment of the Labrus bergylta chromosome 11, fLabBer1.1, whole genome shotgun sequence genome:
GACGCCGCATGTGACCAAGCACAGTGTGACAatttcttgagataacatttgctATGAATTGTTGCTATACAAATaacattgattgattggttgattggttgattgatttaTATATTGATAGCGttattgattggttggttggttggttggttgattgattgattgagttattggttggttgattgatatattgattaattgattgttaAGGTGGAAGACAGGTCGGGGAGCCAGCAGTTAAGAATCCACAGACTGCACACTTGTGACAAACAGTGAGAGTCTCAATAAACATGTGACACCACAGAGCCGATGCAGAGAAAAGCCAAACAGCCCAGAAAGAAACAGACAGGAAAAGATTTACCTAAGTATCAACATGGACCTCTCTGCTCTTAATGGTTCTTTTTTAGGCCAGATAAATGTGGGTTTAGCAGGATCCATACACAGTCTTTGACATGGTGTTTACTGTCTAATGGTAGGTGCTTGATATAGGAAGTGTTAAAATGAACAGACAAGAAGTCTACAACAATGCACTTGAATAGTTTTGTAAattaataatgagataaaaatgttttgtattttttattatttaccaGTAATAATGTGGAGTAAagtaactttacatttaaaatcagtcATTTGTTTAGAAAATTCAACAGAATATCTGGAGATAATTTACACTTCCACTGATAATTGATTAACTGGTCAGGGAGTTGCTCATTACATGACACAGAAGAAGTGGTGAAtataaaagcagagaaaacttGAACACAAAGGGATTAAAGGTACATATGGTCCAGACGGAGCATTTGGATATGTTGGATAAAAAATGTGCCGAAAAAGACAAGCacgtggaggtggaggagagaggacactGGGGGAAGAAGGTGGAGTTTCTACTGGCTGTGGCGGGTAATGTTGTCGGACTAGGCAATGTTTGGAGGTTTCCCTACCTATGCTACAAAAATGGAGGGGGTAAGCAAACAAGATGCAGACTTATTGATTCCCAGAGTCTGTGCTTGGTATGCAGTGTTTTGTAAATTTCACATTTTAGGTGCGTTCCTGGTGCCATATCTGTTATTTGTGGTGACCTGTGGTGTACCTCTGTTCCTGCTGGAGACGACCATGGGTCAGTACACCCAGGAGGGAGGCATCACCTGCTGGAGGAAGCTTTGCCCACTAGCAGAAGGTAAAGTGTTCAGGACCTAACAGGAGCAAAACGAGGCTGAATATTATTTACAgtacaaaacacagaaaactgattaattgaaaaaaaaaaaacatttgtgattGGCCTCTTTACTGCTGTTGGTTATTTAATTTTTAGGTTGTCAAAGTCAGAGGGATTTTGTGTGGCAGTAACTCATTAACATTCTGAAACTGACTGGAGCAAAGACAAACCTAAacacaaataatgaaaaacacattttccatcCACGTCATTCATCAAGGTAAACATTGACAAAAGTAACAGCTAAATGACCTCTGTGACCCTCACGCCAAAGTAAGatgaataatttttttaaagggtcATTGGACATTTTCAGTTGTGATAcccaatttaaattaaaatccacatattttatatataaaaatatcttGGGGTGTACTACTTTTAATATGAAAAGAAGTTGTATAAAGTCTTTTCAGACACACGATCCATGAGACCCGTTACACCGAATGACCACGAGTACATCACTGACAATGGTTCATCGTAAGGTGTATGTTACTAAACTATGGCTGGTCAGGTGATGTCACATGATTCAGTATTTGATCAGGCTGAAGAATACAAGTCTGAAATAaccaaaggaaaaaataaaataaaataatacaagaaAAGCTGATAATTGTTTGAATGAAGGctttttgtcatgtttgtaaGCACCAAAGAGCAATTATCTGGGCCCACAGGTATTGGCTATGGTGGGCAGCTGATTCTCTTATACAGCTGTATGACCTACATCATTATTCTGTCCTGGGCTTTACTCTTCCTGGTGTTCTCCTTCAGCTCCCAGCTGCCCTGGGCCAGCTGCAACAACTATTGGAACACAGGTTggatacattcacacacaggaAGGTTGACTTAACAAAATACTAACAATTGAGTGATGTTATGACAGCTGATTCCCTTCTTGTACATTACCATAAAGTTAAGTTctgtcatcagaaaacatcATCAGGCTCACTTTGTAGTTGATTATTAAAAGTTTTGTCTGATTAATTTCAATGTCAACAATATGCAAAAGCTTTTGGTAAAAAACTCCTTTTCAATTATTCCCATATTATTAGAACTGTTAATTCTCTGTATCCTTTCAGATGCCTGTGTAGACTTTTCAACACGTAATAACACCTTTGAATGGACCAACCAGACAAACACAACCTCTGCTGCTACAGAGTTCTGGGAGTATGTCTGTAGATTTACAAATGAAGcctgacatttattttaaatgtgcaaaaaatgtGTCCCACTTACTTCTGATAAATCATTTCTGCAAATGTCTTTGAACTTGTAGAAGACGAGTGCTTGCCATTTCAGGAGGGATTGAGGAGATAGGCAGCATCAGGTGGGAGGTGCTGGTGTGCCTAATTGTAATGTGGATCACTTGTTACTTTTGTATCTGGAAAGGGGTCAAGTCCACCGGAAAGGTACTTATATTATCCCTTATGTCATTATGTGCACACTATATTTCTAAATCcttgaacagttttttttcttataggTAGTATATTTTACTGCTACATTCCCCTATGCCATGTTGTTGATCCTTTTGATCCGTGGGCTCTCTCTTCCCGGGGCTCTACAAGGGGTCTTATTTTATCTCCTGCCTGAACCCTCACGGCTCACAGACCCTCAGGTAGGAGCTTTACATACTGTAACAGTGTACCCGATGGCAGTAAcgtcagtgtgtaaatgtgtgtgaatggtaTTAATTAATACTGATACATAGCATGGTGCACttaacacagcagcctctgtgaATTGGTGGttgtgacatgtagtgtaaaagtgGGTCAGAAGTACACTTCCATTGACAATACTCCGtggtgcttttttaaaaaacaggtttGGATGGAGGCTGGAGctcagattttcttttcataCAGCGTGGGTGTGGGCTCCTTAACTGTCCTGGGCAGCTACAACCCCTACAAAAACAACTGCTATAAGTGAGTATTTGTCAAGGTGTGGTTATTCTTAGCAGGATTGTTTCAGTAACTTTTCTGACACATAACGGCATataagtcaaaaaaaagaaaagaaaaagaaatcataaGTAAATAATTTGTTCTATGTTTTTCAGAGACTGTCTGTGGCTGTGTTTACTGAACAGTGTAACCAGTGTAGTAGCAGGGTTTGCAGTCTTCTCCGTGCTGGGATTCATGGCTCATGAGCAGGGTGTTCCAATCAGTGAAGTGGCCGAGTCAGGTGCTGTAAACCACCTAAGATTCTATGATGCAATTTTTCATCATGGCACTATGCCGTCTTGCATGTTGCTGTGGTTACATCATGTATACACTGTATTAGATGTTCCTGTGGTTGATTTTGTACTTGATTTTAAGTGTAAATGGAAGTccttctacaattcactgattTAACATGTTCTGGCTCTTATGTCCAACACTTGGTTACAATTTTACTTCTCCAGACAAAATAAATAGTCTTAGCTgatgtcattaaaaataaagcttttaCTTCTGCATTATCATTTTCACCAAACAAAAGGTTTAAAATTATCAGTCAGTTTTATTTAGTTacacattgttctctttttcaAAACTTCAAGTGTATTTGAATAATTCAGTAATTTCCCTCTATCATGACAGACTGGCTTTTTCACTCATCACCATCTGGATAAATATTTTTAcctttacttttccaagtaagGTTTATTGTGATGTTGTGTTCCAGGTCCAGGCTTGGGATTCATTGCATACCCTCAGGCTGTAGCCATGATGCCTCTGCCCCAATTGTGGTCCGTCTGTTTCTTTGTCATGCTCATTCTATTGGGCCTCGACACACAAGTAAGATGTTTATGAACTAATATAAAAAGagcacatttattttctgatatACATTTAtccagcctcctcctctctgtacaGTTTGTTTCCATGGAAGTGGTGATGACATCCATCATAGACATGTTTCCCACTGTAATGCGCAGGGCAGGCAGACGAGAGcttttccttctcttcttctgccTCATATGTTTCTTCTCTCAGCTTGTCATGATTACAGAGGTCAGTGTTCACtgttatgtttatatttattatcCATCATCAGAGAATATTTCTGCTCAAATATTAACAATTCATGAATcataattttgttttattattccAACAATGTGGAAAAAGTGTCAGGAATAGGTTCCATATAACTTATGATTACatccaaattaaaatgaataatctaATGCCAAATAAACATCCCTGCTGTTGTCTCCAGGGAGGGATGTATGTGTTCCAGATATTTGACTACTATGCCTGTAATGGAGCCTGCatcctctttctctgtgtgtttgaaaccCTGGCACTGGGATGGATATTTGGTAGGTATTTTAGGATGTTATAAAAGTGGAACTCTGGCAATACTATGTTAGACTTACAAAGGCTGAGGTATCTTAACTTTGAAGTAAAAGATCCACAAACACTGGACTGTATATATTTACCATAATGCATCAGTAGTATTGTGAGTTAGTATGGAACATATTCATTACATGTATTGAAGTGGTAAACATCTATGTCTTACTCCAAAGCTCCAGTTTGTAACACTGGCTTGGTGTTATAATTTGGTAGGCTTCATGCCCGTGGTTAAACAgccctgatgacatcattagGGATATTTTCTGAGATTTGGCAAAGCCACAGAAGAAATGCTTACCTATgatggaggattagggccatgttaaaaaattatatattttttaaatttcaagattaaagtcgtaaatttacgactttaatctcttAAATTAACGAGTTTGAGAACAGCCTGCACggaaatgatgaaagtagaactcttaaagtctttaaagaataaaagaataaagtggttattttagtctatatgagaagagcagcagcatcctgttctcaaatgacaaacatggagcatcttgtcctaaaggtttcactaataaggaaataagatacttccttgtgtagtcggtaaaaacagttatatacaaagaaagatttatttattgtctgATGTGGACATCATATACCCTTTATCTGACCTTATCTACAACAAAGGAGCTGAGCAGATTTACAGGATCATAAAGGACATGACCGGGGTGCATGCCAACCCATTCTTTAAAGTCTGCTGGCTTTACCTCACACCTCTGGTCTCTTTGGTAAGACTTAACTCCTTACTGTAAGTTTTCATGCTGATAACATCTTACTAAAAGGAATCTCTCTTCCTTTTGTCTTCTCAGGGCTCTTTTATAGCTTCATTAGTTTGGTACCAGCCTTTGACGTTCAATCGCTGGTACGTGTACCCCACCTGGGCATACGTGTTTGGCTGGATAACGGCCCTCTCCTCCATTCTTCTTGTGCCCGGATGGGCGCTTTATAAACTGTTAACTGGGACTGGAAACCTCTATCAGGTAGGACAACTTGATTACCGTAATTATTTATTCAAGAAATGGCATGTAGATgtcagatagagagagagacaggaagagactgaacagactggtcaggagggccagttctgtcttggactgtcctctggactctgtagaggaggtgggtgagaggaggatgttagtgaagctgatatccatcatggacaacccctctcaccccctacatgacactgtgggggccctgagcagctccttcagcagcagactgagacacccaccctgcaagacagagtgTTTTTTAATAAGAACTGTCCtctgtctttccacaagtgaaaGTGTTAAGAGTATATGCCTAGTATTATTTTATCTCTATTGtatttttctgcttcactaattaatgtaaatatgtttgttttataactTTTTGCTATTTTGCTAATTATACTCAtgtttttgagctgttgtaacaaaaacatttcccccaatgggggatcaataaagtttatctttatctttagaTATATATTGTAAAGGCAATAAGTCAAAATGCCATTTTGATATCATCTTAAAATGATGCAGTAGTCTGACTGTGGACAGAATCCTCAAATCAATTACTATGATTGACTATAATTTTACTACATAtataaaatcaaatgaaaactaaagcATATgatttgaaaggaaaaaaatcaatgaaaaagATTTTATCATCATAGTCATGTATCCTAATACTCTTTAAGAAACTGAGAAAACAATGCCTCAAGCTTcctataaacattttaaaccaaaaagATTCTAGGAACAAGACATCAGTCCCATCCAACTTAGAAATTGATTTCAAGTTTTCTAGATTATAATAATTTTCATGATGATGGTGAAATTAGTCAGTTTAAAGGTGTGAAATgtttagcttcatttttcaaaatacctCAGCAACACAACATTCTCCTTAATTTGAGCCTTAAAAAGTTGCCAGAATCTATACTGTTCTGCTATACTgtaacaatgcaaaagaaacatTGTATGCAACAATAGTGATAagtacggagcccctgaagtcccaaaaagttaaaaaaaaaaaaaaaaaaacaatcttgtgcacacaagataatTATAATTATCTCAAAAGTTAATTTGGAATGAATTTGCCTCAGCAAATAGTTGAGTTCAGCCTCATGGAGATAACTCAACATAACTGAAATGTTATAACAACATAGACCGTAGaacattataaaaaataattttctgcTTTAACACACTGCAGGTTAACAAAATGTAACGTTTTAACTGTTATCTTTAAATATTACCTGACATAAATAGAAACACTGAATTCCTAACCCTTTACTCAAGGGTTACAGATTTAGGGTACTTAGAAAAACTCTGTTcacatgtttgtatgtgttcaTTTTAATAAAGTAAGTTACAGTACTATTCTATTACTCAAAGAAAACAGGTGCTTTGAAAAGTATTTGATTGAAGTGCTTAGGCAAACCTTACTTATTGACACTCGTATCCATAGCCCAAGTACTATCTTGtgcacacaaatatatatatatatatatatatatatatatatatatacacacacacatatgcagtgggtacggaaagtattcagacccctttacatttttcactctgtttcattgcagccatttgccaaaatcaaaaaagttcattttatttctcattaatgtacactcagcaccccatcttgacagaaaaaaaacagaaatgtagacatttttgcaaatttattaaaaaaagaaaaactgaaatatcacacgGTCATAAgtgctcagtattgagtagaagcacccttttgagcttgtacagccatgagtcttcttgggaatgatgcaacaagtttttcacacctggatttggggatcctctgccattcttccttgcagatcctctccagttctgtcaggttggatgatgaacgttggtggacagccattttcaggtctctccagagatgctcaattgggtttaggtcagggctctggctgggccagtcaagaatggtcacagagttgttccgaagccactcctttgttattttagctgtgtgcttagggtcattgtcttgttggaaggtgaaccttcggcccggtctgaggtcctgagcactctggaagaggttttcttccaggatatctctgtactca
Coding sequences within it:
- the LOC109992089 gene encoding sodium- and chloride-dependent GABA transporter 2-like isoform X1 translates to MVQTEHLDMLDKKCAEKDKHVEVEERGHWGKKVEFLLAVAGNVVGLGNVWRFPYLCYKNGGGAFLVPYLLFVVTCGVPLFLLETTMGQYTQEGGITCWRKLCPLAEGIGYGGQLILLYSCMTYIIILSWALLFLVFSFSSQLPWASCNNYWNTDACVDFSTRNNTFEWTNQTNTTSAATEFWERRVLAISGGIEEIGSIRWEVLVCLIVMWITCYFCIWKGVKSTGKVVYFTATFPYAMLLILLIRGLSLPGALQGVLFYLLPEPSRLTDPQVWMEAGAQIFFSYSVGVGSLTVLGSYNPYKNNCYKDCLWLCLLNSVTSVVAGFAVFSVLGFMAHEQGVPISEVAESGPGLGFIAYPQAVAMMPLPQLWSVCFFVMLILLGLDTQFVSMEVVMTSIIDMFPTVMRRAGRRELFLLFFCLICFFSQLVMITEGGMYVFQIFDYYACNGACILFLCVFETLALGWIFGAEQIYRIIKDMTGVHANPFFKVCWLYLTPLVSLGSFIASLVWYQPLTFNRWYVYPTWAYVFGWITALSSILLVPGWALYKLLTGTGNLYQRLLYLCRPLPDYSLSRKSEAELQHIGGEGTVLLPEIF
- the LOC109992089 gene encoding sodium- and chloride-dependent GABA transporter 2-like isoform X2 encodes the protein MLQKWRGCVPGAISVICGDLWCTSVPAGDDHGSVHPGGRHHLLEEALPTSRSSQLPWASCNNYWNTDACVDFSTRNNTFEWTNQTNTTSAATEFWERRVLAISGGIEEIGSIRWEVLVCLIVMWITCYFCIWKGVKSTGKVVYFTATFPYAMLLILLIRGLSLPGALQGVLFYLLPEPSRLTDPQVWMEAGAQIFFSYSVGVGSLTVLGSYNPYKNNCYKDCLWLCLLNSVTSVVAGFAVFSVLGFMAHEQGVPISEVAESGPGLGFIAYPQAVAMMPLPQLWSVCFFVMLILLGLDTQFVSMEVVMTSIIDMFPTVMRRAGRRELFLLFFCLICFFSQLVMITEGGMYVFQIFDYYACNGACILFLCVFETLALGWIFGAEQIYRIIKDMTGVHANPFFKVCWLYLTPLVSLGSFIASLVWYQPLTFNRWYVYPTWAYVFGWITALSSILLVPGWALYKLLTGTGNLYQRLLYLCRPLPDYSLSRKSEAELQHIGGEGTVLLPEIF